TTTAAAAGTGCCGTCTTTGGAAAGGGTTAAATAATTTGTGATATCCAAATAAAGTCCATCAATCTCATTGGTGGCGGATAACGCATCGCTTTCCAAGGCCAAAAAAGTCTCATCTTCATGAAAAATGGAAACATAACTATATAGATACCAATTGTTCGAAATAGATTTCCCATAGTTAAAATCGAATCCATAAGAGGTACTTTCCAAAACATTTTGGGTAACATCCCTTAAAATTTGATTTTCGTTATCCTGGAAAGAAAGTGTGGAGATGTATTCCCCATTGTCCCGATAATAAAAATCAAAGAAGAACTCTTGCTTTAGGGTATAGTTTAAATTGAAATTATTGCTGAAACTTGGAGGTAAATTTGGGTTGCCTTCATAGAAGATGTTTTCGTTAATAAATGTTCTAAAGGGGTTTAAGTCCTCATACCTGGGTCGCGTCAGTTTTCTTGAATAGTCAAAAGCTACACTATGGTTCTCGTGGATATTATGTAAGAGGTACAACGTAGGGAACAGCTCAAAATATTCCAAGTTATTGATTGTGGATAGTGCAATAGACGTCCCCGAACTTTGCGTATGTTCCGCTCTTAATCCAGTTTTTAAACTCCACTTTTCCCAATCCTTGGAAAGACTTAAGTAGCCTGCATAAACAGTTTCATCATAAAGAAAGTTATCGGACAGGTTCGGGTCTAAAACACTTCCATTATTCTGGTCAAAATAATCCAGCTTACTTTCCGAATTGATAAATGAGCCCTTTATGCCCGCTTCAACACCTACGGTTCCCAATAGATTGGTATAATCCATTTGAGCAGTTACAATTTCTATATCCTGATTGGCGTCCGTAAAAAAATTAAAATCTCGAATGAAGTTGCCGTCTGGCTCAAAATAAGTAGAGTTCGCATCCTGCGTTCGTGTAAAATCAAATTGTGTATAGTGCCCGTTTAGGGTTAGCCCTCCATTTTCCTTAAAGCGATGTTTAAAAGTAAGGTCGCCCGAAATATTATTCTTGTTTTCATCCAGAAAACTGGATGTGGTGAAGGTTGAATCCAATACTCCAGAGGTATTTCTAATTTGTGTGTCTTGAAAATTGTTATATGTTCTTTCTGGAGATAATTGCGCATTTGTGGTGAAATTGAGTTCGTTCCTCTTATTAATTTCATAATCAATGACAAGGCCTGCGTTGTGAGTTCTAAAGCGGTTCGTTTTATCAAAATCAGTGTCCCATCGAGAAAAAATACCTGTGTCGTTTATAAAATTGATGATGCTCTCCGTATTCTTAAAATCTTTTCTGGGTACATAGGAATAG
This sequence is a window from Maribacter aestuarii. Protein-coding genes within it:
- a CDS encoding outer membrane beta-barrel family protein, which produces MKPLLLFLIVILGFFQEVSSQTFLLSGEVRDERNEVIPFASVFLLRTTDSTLVKGTSADELGVFTIQDITPNLYFLRASYIGRTSASLAIDIAKDTKIGALIIEQKAEELNEVIVTANRPQVERKVDRLIFNVENTVLSQSSSWEILQQTPGVISMQDELQIRNQAAVVYINDRKVQLSAEEIRSLLENYQGANIKSVEVIPNPPSNYDAEGGAVLNIVTSKNISLGYKGNVTTNYTQAIFPKYSFGTSHFYKTKKLNLNTSYSYVPRKDFKNTESIINFINDTGIFSRWDTDFDKTNRFRTHNAGLVIDYEINKRNELNFTTNAQLSPERTYNNFQDTQIRNTSGVLDSTFTTSSFLDENKNNISGDLTFKHRFKENGGLTLNGHYTQFDFTRTQDANSTYFEPDGNFIRDFNFFTDANQDIEIVTAQMDYTNLLGTVGVEAGIKGSFINSESKLDYFDQNNGSVLDPNLSDNFLYDETVYAGYLSLSKDWEKWSLKTGLRAEHTQSSGTSIALSTINNLEYFELFPTLYLLHNIHENHSVAFDYSRKLTRPRYEDLNPFRTFINENIFYEGNPNLPPSFSNNFNLNYTLKQEFFFDFYYRDNGEYISTLSFQDNENQILRDVTQNVLESTSYGFDFNYGKSISNNWYLYSYVSIFHEDETFLALESDALSATNEIDGLYLDITNYLTLSKDGTFKGELGLTYLSGFLQGSYIIDETTNLTLGLRKSFWNRRALVSISANDILGKANSRVTSKYLNQDNNYLAVPETQYVRFGFTYNFGNFRLEDNQREIDKIERDRLRAE